A genomic segment from Segniliparus rotundus DSM 44985 encodes:
- a CDS encoding class I SAM-dependent methyltransferase: protein MTEIELRGAAETAIWTLYTRAVEAQRPDSVLDDPTCVQVFEAIDYPYERTFGKDQSGIHGEKSRIFDTVVQGWLAENPRGTVVELGAGLETEFHRVDNGTVSWICVDLPEVIAVRNRFLPATERCRNVAADVRDLSWCDQIEAGPVLVTAQSLLMFLSEEQARELVVAIVKKFPGAEIVFDVISPTVSKRTIKGYDLTEHYRFPVLHWGVKKKDIAALVRQWHPDLRIVKTHSFGAVHGMQKAIKPLALRLPGLREILPNVIHVQSRADR, encoded by the coding sequence ATGACAGAAATCGAGCTGCGCGGAGCGGCCGAGACCGCGATATGGACGCTCTACACCCGCGCTGTCGAAGCGCAACGACCCGATAGCGTCTTGGACGATCCCACATGCGTCCAAGTGTTCGAGGCGATCGATTATCCTTATGAGCGCACATTCGGAAAAGACCAGTCGGGAATCCATGGCGAGAAATCACGGATCTTCGACACCGTCGTGCAGGGATGGCTGGCCGAGAACCCTCGTGGCACAGTCGTCGAGCTGGGCGCTGGCCTGGAAACCGAGTTCCACCGCGTGGACAATGGCACTGTTTCCTGGATATGCGTCGATCTCCCAGAAGTGATCGCAGTGCGGAACAGGTTCCTCCCTGCCACCGAACGGTGCCGCAACGTCGCCGCCGATGTGCGCGATCTGTCCTGGTGCGACCAAATCGAGGCAGGACCTGTCCTTGTCACCGCGCAAAGTCTGCTCATGTTCCTCAGCGAAGAGCAGGCGCGGGAGCTGGTCGTTGCCATCGTCAAAAAATTTCCCGGCGCGGAGATCGTTTTCGACGTCATTTCGCCGACAGTGTCCAAGAGGACCATCAAAGGGTACGACCTGACGGAGCATTACCGATTCCCGGTGTTGCACTGGGGCGTGAAGAAAAAAGACATCGCCGCGCTGGTGCGGCAATGGCATCCGGATCTGCGCATTGTGAAGACGCACAGTTTCGGCGCGGTCCACGGAATGCAGAAGGCGATCAAACCGCTCGCGCTGCGGCTTCCCGGTCTGCGCGAAATCCTGCCAAACGTCATTCATGTGCAAAGCCGCGCCGACCGATGA
- a CDS encoding non-ribosomal peptide synthetase: MSEPVISLEKIRHQVAGVLAVPPDSLATDADLISLGLDSIRMMSLAGAWRKQGVDVAFGALAAAPTLAGWHALLQNAPKKPSPAVRSSAAPVQAGELASAGKVFPLAAMQHAQWVGRDGGQRLGGVAAHLYVEFDGAHVDPARLKAAVDLLVQRHPMLRVQILPEGAQRVLPAAGGQVFAHEDLGALAEHDAQERLELIREQKSHQHLAVHEGQVFDVLLVSLPDGRSRLCLDVDMIAADAMSYRVLVADLAALYRGERLEPLSITFQEHLERKRAVADSREETDRAWWAERLAALPPPPELPVLPEAESGLAHSPRATRRHYWLSPQRKQALFERCRSRGVTPAMALASIFATAIGNWSANPKFLLNLPLFTRDAADSRLDRVVGDFTSSVMLSVDLAEPQTVGERACSLQQSFHEAAAHSAYSGLNVLRDLSRLHGEQILAPVVYTSAIGLGELFAQGVAETFGKPVHVLSQGPQVALDAQVTEIDGGLLLNWDVREPLLRPGVVEAMFAWYTAEIERLATDPEQWAALSGQGALPARQREVREALRASAPASDTQRALHTGFFENAERNPGAVAVIAEDGSVTTYAELRRQALAVAGALAELGVRRGEAVAVALAKGAAQIPVLLGVLASGGVYVPVGVDQPQARRQQIARTARIAAVIAPDDVAAASVEAWAGTVPAVSATSATEHPRPLPEPVAVTADDLAYVLFTSGSTGEPKGVELRHGAPMNTIAAVVDRFGITETDRCLSLSPLECDWSVFDIFGMFSVGGSVVVIEEASRQEPALWAQLMRTHEVTYIGWMPGWLDLLLDASSGDLPSLRVALAGGDWVSADLPRRLRVRAPQTRFAGLGGATETAIHSTVFEVPNEEGSPPAHWRAIPFGRPLAGVRCRVVNPRGEDCPDWVPGEYWVGGAGIAEGYRGDPERTEQRFVQYQGERWYRTGDLVRCWPDGVLEFVGRMDHRIKVRGYGVELGEVETALRRIPGVARAVVVPLEGVTTRLVGAVSVEAGADLDANSVRAALGCALPAHMVPDTVVLLEAMPLTAVGKLDRAAVRKLVETAAQAQEGVSPRTSLEAALVRILGEVVGGEIGVLDDFFSFGVDSILAIKAVSQIRDWLDSPQAAVADFFAARTVAGLAERLQAKEAEPGRLEKVAEVYLEVAAMPMP, translated from the coding sequence GTGAGCGAGCCGGTGATTTCTTTAGAAAAGATACGTCATCAGGTGGCTGGCGTGTTGGCTGTTCCGCCGGACTCGCTCGCGACGGACGCGGACCTCATCTCGCTGGGCCTCGACTCGATCCGGATGATGTCCCTCGCGGGCGCATGGCGCAAACAGGGGGTCGATGTGGCGTTCGGGGCGTTGGCCGCGGCTCCGACGCTGGCCGGATGGCATGCGCTCTTGCAGAACGCGCCGAAAAAGCCCTCCCCGGCGGTCCGATCTTCGGCCGCCCCGGTCCAGGCCGGCGAACTGGCGAGCGCCGGCAAGGTTTTCCCGCTCGCGGCGATGCAGCACGCGCAATGGGTCGGCCGCGACGGCGGACAGCGGCTCGGCGGCGTCGCGGCGCATTTGTATGTGGAGTTCGACGGCGCGCATGTGGACCCGGCGCGGCTGAAGGCCGCCGTGGACCTGCTGGTGCAGCGCCATCCGATGCTGCGCGTGCAGATCCTTCCCGAAGGGGCGCAGCGGGTGCTGCCGGCCGCGGGCGGGCAGGTGTTCGCCCATGAGGACCTCGGCGCGCTTGCGGAGCACGACGCGCAAGAGCGGCTCGAACTGATCCGCGAGCAAAAGAGCCATCAGCATCTCGCAGTGCACGAGGGCCAGGTCTTCGACGTCCTGCTCGTCTCGCTGCCGGACGGGCGGAGCAGGCTGTGCCTGGACGTGGACATGATCGCCGCTGACGCGATGAGCTACCGCGTGCTGGTCGCCGATCTCGCGGCGCTCTACCGGGGCGAGCGGCTCGAACCGCTGAGCATCACCTTCCAGGAGCACCTGGAACGAAAACGCGCCGTCGCGGACTCGCGCGAAGAGACGGACCGGGCGTGGTGGGCAGAGCGCCTTGCTGCGTTGCCGCCCCCGCCGGAGCTGCCGGTTCTGCCCGAGGCGGAGTCCGGTCTCGCCCATTCGCCCCGCGCGACGCGGCGCCATTACTGGCTCTCGCCGCAGCGCAAGCAGGCTTTGTTCGAGCGTTGCCGCTCCCGGGGCGTGACGCCGGCGATGGCGCTTGCCTCGATCTTCGCCACCGCGATCGGCAACTGGTCGGCCAACCCCAAGTTCTTGTTGAACCTGCCGTTGTTCACCCGTGACGCGGCCGATTCTCGGCTCGACCGGGTCGTCGGCGACTTCACCTCCTCCGTGATGCTGAGCGTGGACCTCGCCGAGCCCCAGACAGTCGGCGAGCGCGCCTGCAGCCTGCAACAATCATTCCACGAGGCGGCGGCGCACAGCGCGTACTCAGGGCTGAACGTGTTGCGGGACCTCAGCCGCCTGCACGGCGAGCAGATCCTCGCCCCTGTGGTGTACACGAGCGCCATCGGTTTGGGGGAACTCTTCGCGCAGGGGGTGGCCGAAACATTCGGCAAGCCGGTGCATGTGCTTTCTCAAGGCCCACAGGTGGCGCTCGACGCGCAGGTCACCGAAATCGACGGCGGGCTCCTGCTCAACTGGGACGTGCGCGAGCCGTTGCTGCGTCCCGGCGTTGTCGAGGCGATGTTCGCCTGGTACACAGCGGAAATCGAACGGCTCGCGACCGACCCCGAGCAGTGGGCCGCGCTTTCGGGCCAAGGCGCGCTGCCCGCGCGGCAGCGCGAGGTGCGCGAAGCGCTGCGAGCCTCCGCCCCCGCCTCCGACACCCAGCGCGCGCTGCACACCGGGTTCTTTGAAAACGCCGAGCGCAATCCGGGCGCGGTCGCCGTCATCGCCGAGGACGGCTCGGTCACCACCTACGCAGAGCTGCGCCGTCAGGCGCTCGCCGTCGCGGGCGCCCTCGCCGAGCTCGGTGTGCGGCGCGGCGAAGCCGTCGCCGTCGCCCTGGCGAAAGGCGCGGCGCAGATCCCGGTTCTGCTGGGCGTGCTCGCCAGCGGCGGGGTGTATGTGCCAGTTGGCGTGGACCAGCCGCAAGCGCGGCGCCAGCAGATCGCGCGAACTGCGAGAATCGCTGCTGTGATCGCGCCGGACGACGTCGCGGCCGCTTCCGTCGAAGCCTGGGCGGGCACGGTTCCCGCCGTGTCGGCCACGAGCGCGACAGAGCATCCCAGGCCGTTGCCGGAGCCCGTTGCGGTGACTGCGGACGATCTCGCGTATGTCCTCTTCACCTCTGGCTCGACCGGCGAGCCGAAGGGCGTCGAGCTTCGGCACGGGGCCCCCATGAACACCATCGCAGCTGTCGTGGACCGGTTCGGGATCACCGAGACGGACCGATGCTTGTCGCTCTCCCCGTTGGAGTGCGACTGGTCGGTGTTCGACATTTTCGGCATGTTCAGCGTCGGCGGCTCGGTTGTCGTCATCGAGGAGGCCTCGCGCCAGGAGCCGGCCCTGTGGGCGCAGCTCATGCGCACGCACGAGGTCACCTACATCGGTTGGATGCCCGGCTGGCTCGACCTGCTGCTCGACGCCAGCTCGGGCGATCTCCCCTCCTTGCGCGTCGCGCTCGCCGGCGGCGATTGGGTGAGCGCCGACCTGCCGCGGCGCCTGCGCGTCCGCGCGCCGCAGACGCGTTTCGCTGGTTTGGGCGGCGCGACGGAGACGGCGATCCATTCCACAGTTTTCGAAGTGCCGAACGAAGAGGGCAGCCCGCCCGCGCATTGGCGGGCCATCCCGTTCGGGCGGCCCCTCGCCGGTGTGCGGTGCCGGGTGGTGAATCCTCGCGGCGAGGACTGCCCGGATTGGGTGCCAGGGGAGTACTGGGTCGGCGGAGCCGGGATCGCTGAGGGCTACCGGGGCGATCCCGAGCGCACGGAGCAGCGGTTCGTGCAGTATCAGGGCGAGCGTTGGTATCGCACCGGCGACCTGGTTCGGTGCTGGCCGGACGGTGTGCTCGAATTCGTCGGGCGCATGGACCATCGGATCAAGGTGCGCGGCTATGGCGTGGAGCTCGGCGAGGTCGAGACCGCTCTGCGGCGGATTCCTGGTGTGGCGAGGGCTGTGGTCGTGCCTCTGGAGGGCGTGACGACACGGCTGGTCGGCGCTGTTTCGGTCGAGGCTGGGGCTGATCTCGACGCGAACAGCGTCCGGGCTGCGCTCGGTTGCGCTCTGCCCGCGCACATGGTTCCCGACACAGTCGTCTTGCTCGAAGCCATGCCGCTGACCGCTGTGGGCAAACTCGACCGGGCCGCCGTGCGCAAGCTGGTCGAGACAGCCGCGCAAGCGCAGGAAGGCGTCAGCCCGCGCACTTCCTTGGAGGCAGCGCTTGTGCGCATCCTCGGCGAGGTGGTGGGCGGCGAGATCGGCGTCCTGGACGACTTTTTCAGCTTCGGGGTCGATTCGATTCTGGCGATCAAAGCCGTGTCGCAGATCCGGGATTGGCTTGACTCGCCGCAGGCGGCCGTCGCCGACTTCTTCGCCGCTCGCACTGTGGCCGGGCTTGCGGAGCGGTTGCAGGCCAAAGAAGCCGAACCCGGTCGGCTCGAAAAGGTGGCTGAGGTCTATTTAGAGGTCGCCGCCATGCCGATGCCCTAG
- a CDS encoding PPE family protein produces the protein MPGFFGLPPEINSALLSSGPGAGPLLGSASAWLSLAGQYALAAEELMGSLAESIAVWEGPGAEAFRAAHAPMLAWLEEQSAEAGAAAARHTGVAAAYDAALAAMPPLAEIVANRTTLATLLGTNFLGINTIPIAVTEADYVRMWLQAASVMEGYQAAAEALTDNASQPQPAPRLLKNNARALNAQNFMQTPGNNNPDLLRLLELGVDDLMRLVDDVVKLGERAVGSLLALLGLLPLVAVGAYLVASQGFWLVWAAIFAAPVLIPVLLGTLIPMLQPHVEAEEPDDDREEQKGQPEQPETARPKQHQLIPVGTVAPPGTSAPASSTPAPQAPPAPSAPAAPAPSAPPGLSLYAVEGDWGGGGGEKFGPGATTGSSASSSSSLASAAAAAQSLQDSAKRKQSQAARVRGRARGRKVVLEEDQRMRADGHMDLAEEPALAPSASEVGGGLLGASGANPLINPSASGFQKLPDGAFQTGPTAPMLPTNWNPDSE, from the coding sequence ATGCCGGGGTTCTTCGGGTTGCCGCCCGAGATAAACAGCGCTTTGTTGAGCTCAGGCCCAGGCGCCGGGCCTTTGCTCGGGTCGGCGAGCGCATGGTTGTCGCTGGCGGGCCAGTACGCGCTCGCCGCAGAGGAGCTGATGGGCTCCTTGGCGGAGTCGATCGCGGTCTGGGAGGGCCCAGGCGCGGAGGCGTTCCGCGCCGCGCACGCCCCCATGCTCGCGTGGCTGGAAGAGCAGTCCGCCGAGGCGGGAGCCGCAGCAGCGCGGCACACCGGCGTCGCAGCGGCCTATGACGCGGCCCTCGCCGCGATGCCCCCCCTCGCCGAGATCGTCGCGAACCGCACCACGCTCGCGACCCTGCTCGGCACCAATTTCCTGGGCATCAACACCATCCCCATCGCCGTCACCGAGGCCGACTACGTCCGCATGTGGCTCCAAGCCGCCAGCGTCATGGAAGGCTACCAAGCAGCGGCCGAAGCCCTCACCGACAACGCCTCGCAACCCCAGCCCGCACCGCGCCTGCTCAAGAACAACGCCCGCGCCTTGAACGCCCAAAACTTCATGCAAACCCCCGGCAACAACAATCCGGACCTGCTCCGCCTGCTCGAACTCGGCGTGGACGATCTCATGAGGCTCGTCGACGATGTTGTGAAACTCGGCGAACGGGCAGTGGGGTCCCTGCTCGCGCTGTTGGGCTTGCTCCCGCTGGTCGCCGTGGGCGCCTATCTCGTTGCTTCGCAAGGGTTCTGGCTGGTCTGGGCGGCGATTTTCGCGGCGCCGGTCCTCATTCCGGTGTTGCTCGGCACGCTCATTCCGATGCTGCAGCCCCACGTCGAAGCCGAGGAGCCTGACGACGACCGCGAAGAGCAGAAGGGACAACCGGAGCAGCCCGAGACAGCGCGGCCGAAACAACACCAGCTCATACCCGTGGGCACGGTGGCTCCCCCCGGGACATCGGCTCCTGCCTCCTCGACCCCCGCCCCCCAGGCCCCGCCTGCGCCGTCGGCGCCCGCCGCGCCGGCGCCCAGCGCGCCGCCGGGCTTGAGCCTGTACGCGGTCGAAGGAGACTGGGGGGGCGGCGGCGGCGAGAAATTCGGGCCGGGGGCCACCACCGGCTCCTCTGCTTCATCCAGCTCCTCATTGGCGAGCGCGGCCGCCGCCGCGCAGAGCTTGCAAGACTCCGCGAAACGCAAGCAAAGCCAAGCCGCACGCGTCAGGGGCCGGGCGAGGGGCCGCAAAGTCGTACTCGAAGAAGACCAACGGATGCGCGCCGACGGGCACATGGACCTTGCGGAGGAGCCCGCGCTCGCCCCGTCCGCTTCCGAGGTCGGCGGCGGGCTTCTCGGCGCCAGCGGAGCCAACCCGCTCATCAACCCCAGCGCGTCCGGATTCCAAAAGCTTCCCGACGGGGCCTTCCAGACCGGGCCGACAGCGCCCATGCTCCCCACCAACTGGAACCCGGACAGCGAATAA
- a CDS encoding PepSY-associated TM helix domain-containing protein has translation MTKSPTTREKPEAAAPEGLRPFVLRLHFYGGILVAPFLFLAALSGLMYTFSPQLDRALYQHELSVGHSGGQRMPISAQIASARAAHPEGRIFKVSPAPSATGTTRVLLTVDGMAEGYSRTVFVDPYTGEVLGAETTYGEWLPARAWIDELHRNLHLGEFGRNYSELAASWLWLIALSGLALWTARHAAPFALRAFLVPNRSARGRSRTLSWHGAVGVWALLGLLALSASGLTWSQHAGQSISDLRAVFGWSVPTVSKQLPGAQSARGTPVAEAEQIKKFDVVEAAARKLGMLDPIWIAPATNTSQTWQVNERKRDLPFRMGVASFDPATGAVLQYRDWAHWPFMAKAAEIAIGLHMGITLGITNQIALACVAICLITLIVRGYVMWWQRRPQGSGSAFGPLPKSGALTRLSPSAATAAVAGLGLIGWFFPLLGASLVSFVLADALAHLLAQRKTSADV, from the coding sequence GTGACGAAGTCCCCGACGACAAGAGAGAAGCCCGAGGCCGCAGCGCCAGAAGGCTTGCGGCCCTTCGTGCTCCGCCTGCACTTCTACGGAGGGATACTCGTCGCTCCGTTTTTGTTCCTCGCCGCGCTGAGCGGGCTCATGTACACATTCTCCCCCCAGCTTGACCGGGCGCTTTACCAGCACGAGCTGTCCGTCGGCCACTCTGGCGGACAGCGCATGCCGATCAGCGCGCAGATAGCGTCCGCGAGAGCTGCGCATCCCGAGGGCAGGATTTTCAAAGTCAGCCCAGCGCCGTCCGCGACGGGCACAACCCGGGTGCTCCTGACGGTCGACGGCATGGCCGAGGGCTATTCGCGGACCGTGTTCGTCGACCCCTACACGGGCGAGGTCCTGGGCGCTGAGACAACGTACGGCGAGTGGCTTCCCGCGCGGGCCTGGATCGACGAGCTGCACCGCAACCTGCACCTGGGCGAATTCGGGCGCAACTACAGCGAGCTCGCGGCCAGCTGGCTCTGGCTCATCGCGCTCTCAGGGCTCGCGCTCTGGACAGCGCGTCATGCCGCTCCTTTCGCGTTGCGCGCGTTTTTGGTCCCAAACCGGTCCGCGCGCGGCCGGTCTCGGACGCTGTCCTGGCACGGCGCGGTCGGTGTGTGGGCCCTCCTCGGGCTCCTTGCCCTGTCCGCGTCCGGATTGACCTGGTCCCAACACGCCGGCCAATCGATCAGCGACCTGCGCGCCGTGTTCGGCTGGAGCGTGCCAACGGTGAGCAAGCAACTGCCCGGAGCGCAGAGCGCTCGCGGAACCCCTGTCGCTGAAGCCGAACAGATCAAAAAGTTCGACGTCGTGGAGGCCGCCGCCCGCAAGCTCGGCATGCTCGACCCGATCTGGATCGCGCCGGCAACGAACACCAGTCAAACCTGGCAGGTCAACGAGCGCAAGCGCGACCTGCCGTTCCGCATGGGCGTCGCGTCTTTCGACCCCGCCACAGGCGCGGTGTTGCAGTATCGGGATTGGGCGCATTGGCCGTTCATGGCGAAGGCGGCGGAGATCGCGATCGGCTTGCACATGGGGATCACGCTCGGAATCACCAATCAGATCGCGCTGGCGTGCGTCGCGATCTGCCTGATCACCTTGATCGTGCGTGGCTACGTCATGTGGTGGCAACGTCGTCCGCAAGGTTCGGGCTCCGCGTTCGGCCCTCTGCCCAAAAGCGGCGCGCTCACCCGTCTGTCTCCCTCTGCCGCCACTGCGGCAGTGGCTGGGCTCGGGCTGATCGGCTGGTTCTTCCCGCTGCTCGGCGCGAGTCTTGTCTCCTTCGTCCTGGCTGACGCGTTGGCGCATCTGCTCGCGCAGAGGAAAACCAGCGCCGACGTGTGA
- a CDS encoding pyridoxal-phosphate dependent enzyme: protein MKVVSALTAVKSLLDSKTIIPGDTVIDSSSGIYAHALALACHRYGLQCHIVGSTTIDATLRAQLAVLGVRLEQMPSSSNLKLDQNRRVARIREILGQHPEYHWMRQYHDRVHYLGYRAVAAMIAHELGVRELTLVGPVGTGASSGGLTTALRENGVDTTLVGVQPFGSVTFGAEHVEDPEVIIAGIGSSIHFDNVAPNLFDVVHWISFTAALSGAISLLREHAVFAGLSSGAAYLAALWEHRRDPARATLFVAPDTGHRYVDSVFTRYQLADPVEQLEPFAVEDRADLAMPWSRMHWGRRGGAGEAIADLWKKKPLTATA, encoded by the coding sequence ATGAAAGTGGTCTCCGCGCTCACCGCGGTGAAGAGCCTTCTCGACTCCAAGACCATTATTCCCGGGGACACCGTGATCGACAGTTCCAGCGGGATTTACGCGCACGCCTTGGCTTTGGCCTGTCACCGGTACGGGCTTCAGTGCCATATTGTCGGGTCTACCACGATTGACGCCACTTTGCGCGCACAATTAGCTGTCCTCGGTGTGCGGCTGGAGCAGATGCCTTCCTCGTCGAATCTCAAACTCGACCAGAACCGGCGGGTCGCCCGCATCCGAGAGATCCTCGGGCAGCATCCCGAATACCATTGGATGCGCCAGTACCACGACCGTGTGCACTACCTCGGCTACCGCGCGGTCGCGGCGATGATCGCCCACGAACTCGGCGTGCGGGAGCTGACGCTTGTCGGGCCTGTCGGCACCGGGGCCTCCTCAGGGGGGTTGACGACAGCGTTGCGAGAGAACGGGGTCGACACCACCCTCGTCGGCGTGCAGCCGTTCGGCTCGGTGACCTTCGGAGCCGAGCATGTCGAAGACCCCGAGGTCATCATCGCGGGCATCGGGAGTTCCATCCATTTCGACAACGTCGCCCCCAATCTCTTCGACGTGGTCCACTGGATCTCGTTCACTGCTGCTTTATCCGGAGCCATCAGCCTCTTGCGTGAGCATGCAGTCTTCGCTGGACTGTCGAGCGGAGCCGCGTACCTCGCCGCTCTGTGGGAGCACCGCCGAGATCCGGCGCGCGCCACGCTGTTCGTCGCCCCGGACACCGGGCACCGCTATGTTGACTCCGTCTTCACCCGTTACCAGCTGGCGGACCCTGTCGAGCAATTGGAGCCATTCGCGGTCGAGGATCGGGCGGATCTCGCCATGCCATGGTCACGGATGCACTGGGGGCGCAGGGGGGGAGCTGGCGAGGCCATCGCAGACCTCTGGAAGAAGAAACCTCTCACGGCGACCGCCTGA
- a CDS encoding ornithine cyclodeaminase/mu-crystallin, protein MKAPTLRVLSRSDLADVSFPPAEVVAVVREAYLAYARADSANPAKIALPLPENRSVAYSMLGFDGARKAVGFQTHYTKQPSPERQHRYTTLTLYDDEHGEPIALMDCLRATSLRTSAATALLAEASAPPGARTVLLTGTGDLGRHTLPHLVHTVPTLERFLLYGRHQEGLQAVRDLFRAHRPDDEVEVVEDPAAAAREADIVIVASGPQTDVRAGADWLKPGSTLIDVGTGVLPSAYHESDHTITTSASQLAITGKHLENSDGELPPADAELPHILAGSAVGRKNDRDRVFAYNSGMVVTDIAVGHTLAVKAIAAGRGHEAQPWS, encoded by the coding sequence ATGAAGGCTCCGACCCTGCGCGTCCTCTCCCGCAGCGACCTCGCGGATGTGAGCTTCCCGCCCGCCGAGGTCGTCGCTGTCGTCCGCGAGGCGTATCTGGCGTACGCTCGCGCAGACTCGGCCAACCCGGCCAAGATCGCGCTCCCATTGCCGGAGAACCGCTCTGTCGCATACTCGATGCTGGGCTTCGACGGCGCCCGCAAGGCGGTCGGATTCCAGACCCACTACACCAAGCAGCCGTCGCCAGAGCGCCAGCACCGATACACCACGCTGACCCTCTACGATGACGAGCACGGCGAGCCGATCGCGCTCATGGACTGCCTGCGGGCGACCTCGCTGCGCACATCCGCCGCCACAGCACTGCTCGCCGAGGCGAGCGCCCCGCCGGGAGCGCGCACCGTGCTCCTCACCGGGACGGGCGACCTCGGACGGCACACCTTGCCGCATTTGGTGCACACAGTGCCCACACTGGAGCGCTTCCTCCTCTACGGCAGGCACCAGGAGGGGTTGCAGGCGGTCCGAGACCTCTTCCGCGCGCATCGGCCGGACGACGAGGTCGAGGTGGTCGAGGACCCGGCAGCCGCAGCACGCGAAGCAGACATCGTCATCGTGGCCTCAGGGCCGCAGACCGATGTCCGAGCGGGCGCCGATTGGCTGAAGCCGGGTTCGACGCTGATCGACGTGGGCACCGGAGTCCTCCCCTCCGCCTACCACGAATCCGACCACACCATCACCACCAGCGCGAGCCAACTCGCCATCACCGGCAAGCACCTGGAGAACTCGGACGGGGAGCTCCCCCCGGCGGACGCCGAGCTGCCGCATATCCTGGCCGGGTCCGCTGTCGGACGGAAAAACGACCGCGACCGCGTCTTCGCGTACAACAGCGGCATGGTGGTCACTGATATAGCGGTGGGCCACACCCTCGCGGTCAAAGCGATCGCGGCAGGGCGAGGGCATGAGGCGCAGCCATGGAGCTGA
- a CDS encoding amino acid decarboxylase translates to MELIRNNKGSVALPAINPPWVRATLDDPDFLRDTSAAVAGPFHVVFPERFAENLDSFIRALEAAGVEGVVYYGKKANKARCFTRRCANRDGAGVDVASSAELVEALAAGVRGKDLVVTGPAKNTELLWTAARHGALIAIDALDELERTIALAQDIAGVRILLRVLPETNGASRFGLDTMELERALARCAEERERVRMEGFSFHLSGYAVAPRAQLSSELVDRCVQARARGLVADSVSIGGGFAMNYLEPGDWAEFMSGYQDEWFHARKKFAYFYPYHQTPVGADMLADILRSGLAPGYRALAEKFAKNKVRLLLEPGRALLDGCGFSVFPVQGFKERGDYGVIAVGGVSMSVSAQWFDSEYLPDPELWPETGEHEPVPACAGGSTCLETDMLMWRKVWLARRPQFGDLLVYHNTAGYQMDFTESGFHQLPLPPKIPVMLKDGRPKRLPESGVL, encoded by the coding sequence ATGGAGCTGATCCGCAACAACAAAGGGTCCGTGGCGCTCCCCGCGATCAACCCCCCGTGGGTGCGGGCAACCCTCGACGACCCGGACTTCCTACGAGACACCTCGGCCGCGGTGGCCGGGCCGTTCCATGTGGTCTTCCCCGAACGGTTCGCGGAAAACCTCGACTCGTTCATCCGCGCATTGGAGGCCGCGGGCGTGGAAGGCGTGGTCTATTACGGCAAAAAAGCGAACAAGGCCCGGTGTTTCACCCGCCGATGCGCGAACAGAGACGGCGCCGGTGTCGACGTCGCGAGCTCGGCCGAGCTGGTCGAGGCGTTAGCAGCCGGCGTCCGGGGGAAGGACCTCGTCGTCACCGGCCCTGCGAAAAACACGGAACTGTTGTGGACAGCCGCCCGCCACGGAGCCCTCATAGCAATTGACGCGCTTGACGAACTGGAGCGGACCATCGCGCTCGCCCAGGACATCGCCGGGGTGCGGATCCTGCTGCGCGTCCTGCCGGAGACGAACGGCGCGAGCCGGTTCGGCCTCGACACGATGGAACTCGAGCGGGCACTGGCACGGTGCGCGGAGGAACGCGAGCGCGTGCGCATGGAAGGATTCTCGTTCCATCTCTCCGGATACGCGGTAGCGCCCCGGGCGCAGCTCTCGAGCGAGCTGGTGGACCGCTGCGTGCAGGCCAGAGCGCGGGGCCTCGTGGCAGACTCGGTGTCTATCGGCGGCGGGTTCGCGATGAACTACCTCGAACCCGGCGACTGGGCGGAGTTCATGAGCGGCTACCAGGACGAGTGGTTCCACGCGCGCAAGAAGTTCGCGTATTTCTACCCCTATCACCAAACGCCCGTCGGAGCGGATATGCTCGCCGACATCTTGCGCAGCGGCCTCGCCCCCGGTTACCGGGCCCTCGCGGAAAAATTCGCCAAGAACAAGGTGCGGCTCTTGCTTGAGCCGGGCCGGGCGCTGCTGGACGGATGCGGATTCAGCGTTTTCCCCGTCCAAGGGTTCAAAGAGCGCGGAGACTACGGCGTCATCGCCGTCGGAGGGGTGAGCATGAGCGTGTCCGCGCAATGGTTCGACAGCGAATACCTCCCCGACCCTGAGCTCTGGCCGGAAACCGGGGAGCATGAGCCGGTCCCGGCCTGCGCAGGTGGTTCCACCTGCCTGGAGACGGACATGCTCATGTGGCGCAAAGTCTGGCTCGCCCGCCGCCCGCAGTTCGGGGATCTGCTCGTCTACCACAACACCGCCGGTTACCAGATGGACTTCACCGAGTCCGGGTTCCACCAACTGCCGCTGCCGCCGAAGATCCCCGTGATGCTCAAGGACGGGCGGCCCAAGCGTCTCCCAGAAAGCGGTGTGCTGTGA